From the genome of Nitrospira sp., one region includes:
- the iscU gene encoding Fe-S cluster assembly scaffold IscU has protein sequence MAYSDKVVDHFNNPRNMGSFKKEEDGVGTGIVGAPECGDVMKLQIKVQNDTIVDAKFKTFGCGSAIASSSLATEWLKGKTVEEAGKIKNTDIVQELNLPPVKIHCSVLAEDAIKAALADYQKKADSK, from the coding sequence ATGGCCTATAGCGACAAAGTTGTCGACCATTTCAACAATCCCCGCAACATGGGCAGCTTTAAAAAGGAAGAAGACGGGGTGGGTACGGGCATCGTCGGCGCCCCGGAGTGCGGGGATGTGATGAAGCTTCAAATCAAGGTTCAAAACGACACGATTGTGGACGCAAAGTTCAAAACCTTCGGATGCGGCTCCGCCATCGCGAGTTCCAGCCTGGCCACCGAATGGCTGAAAGGCAAAACGGTGGAGGAAGCCGGCAAGATCAAGAACACCGATATCGTGCAGGAACTCAATCTCCCCCCGGTGAAGATTCACTGCTCGGTATTAGCTGAGGATGCCATCAAGGCGGCCCTCGCCGACTATCAAAAGAAAGCCGACTCGAAATAA
- a CDS encoding iron-sulfur cluster assembly accessory protein, whose protein sequence is MDVTTNADAQAPVITLSDAALKEVKRLINVQGIEEGGLRLGVKGGGCSGLSYTINFDEKIGQYDQVYDFDGVKVIVDAKSAIYLQGTQLDFQKDLMGGNFKFVNPNANKTCGCGESFSA, encoded by the coding sequence ATGGACGTCACCACGAATGCCGATGCCCAAGCCCCGGTCATTACGCTGAGCGATGCGGCTCTCAAAGAAGTGAAGCGTCTGATCAATGTCCAGGGCATTGAGGAAGGCGGCCTCCGCCTGGGCGTCAAAGGAGGCGGCTGTTCCGGTCTGAGCTACACCATCAACTTCGACGAAAAAATCGGGCAGTACGACCAGGTGTACGATTTCGACGGGGTGAAGGTCATCGTGGATGCCAAGAGCGCCATCTATCTCCAAGGAACTCAACTGGACTTCCAGAAAGACCTGATGGGCGGAAATTTCAAATTCGTGAATCCGAACGCCAATAAGACCTGCGGCTGCGGAGAATCCTTCTCGGCCTGA
- the gltX gene encoding glutamate--tRNA ligase, producing the protein MSQVRVRFAPSPTGFLHIGGVRTALFNWLFARQQNGVFILRIEDTDQDRSTDASIQAILDGMRWVKLDWDEGPFRQTERMDLYRSHAMRLFEQGHAYWCVCTPEELEARRKEAEAKGGSPRYDGRCRNLGLSKPTGDAALRFKAPQDGQTVVDDLIKGRVVFDNQILDDVIILRSNGFPTYNFSVVVDDALMGITHVVRGDDHLTNTPRQIPIFQALGFPLPRFGHLPMILGADKTRLSKRHGATSIMAYKDMGYLPEAMVNYLVRLGWSHGDQELFSREELIEKFSWKNVQTSPAVFNPDKLLWLNAEYLKTNPPEQIAQALVPLLEEAGLKDEVRAVSTEWLAQLVVLVKERTKTLVEMVHWVRPYFGQTVVFEEEAAKKFLTPTQAPLLVKLTERFEAFPAFAKQEWEEAFKKLVEEAGIKMGQLAQPVRVALTGRTASPGLFEVMDVLGRERTLFRLRKGIEQASRS; encoded by the coding sequence ATGAGTCAGGTCAGGGTTCGATTTGCGCCCAGTCCGACCGGCTTCCTCCATATCGGCGGGGTGCGGACGGCCTTGTTCAACTGGCTGTTTGCCCGGCAACAGAATGGCGTGTTTATTCTCCGCATCGAAGATACCGACCAGGATCGGTCGACCGACGCATCGATTCAAGCCATTCTCGATGGCATGCGCTGGGTCAAACTGGATTGGGACGAAGGCCCCTTTCGGCAGACCGAACGCATGGATCTTTACCGAAGCCATGCCATGCGGTTGTTCGAGCAGGGCCATGCCTATTGGTGCGTGTGTACACCGGAGGAACTGGAGGCTCGCCGAAAAGAAGCGGAAGCCAAGGGTGGATCACCCAGATATGACGGACGGTGCCGGAACCTGGGCCTGTCCAAGCCCACCGGTGATGCAGCGCTCCGGTTCAAAGCGCCGCAAGATGGCCAGACGGTTGTCGATGACCTGATCAAGGGTCGGGTGGTGTTCGACAATCAGATCCTGGATGACGTCATCATTCTCAGGTCGAACGGCTTTCCCACCTATAACTTCTCAGTGGTGGTGGACGACGCGTTGATGGGCATTACACATGTGGTGCGGGGCGATGACCATCTCACGAACACGCCGCGCCAAATCCCCATTTTTCAGGCCTTGGGATTTCCGTTGCCGCGCTTCGGCCATTTGCCGATGATTCTGGGCGCGGACAAAACGCGGCTCTCGAAGCGTCATGGCGCAACCTCAATCATGGCGTACAAAGACATGGGCTACCTGCCGGAGGCCATGGTCAACTATCTCGTTCGGCTTGGCTGGTCGCATGGGGATCAAGAGCTCTTCTCGCGAGAAGAACTGATCGAAAAATTCTCCTGGAAGAACGTCCAGACCTCTCCCGCTGTGTTCAATCCCGACAAGTTGCTATGGCTCAATGCCGAATACCTCAAGACCAATCCTCCGGAGCAGATCGCCCAGGCACTCGTGCCCCTATTGGAAGAGGCCGGTCTCAAAGACGAGGTTCGCGCGGTCTCAACTGAGTGGCTTGCGCAACTGGTAGTCCTGGTGAAGGAACGGACCAAAACGTTGGTGGAAATGGTTCATTGGGTCAGGCCCTATTTCGGTCAGACTGTTGTCTTCGAGGAGGAGGCGGCGAAGAAGTTTCTCACTCCGACTCAAGCGCCACTGTTGGTGAAATTGACGGAGCGATTTGAGGCCTTCCCCGCATTTGCCAAGCAGGAGTGGGAAGAGGCGTTCAAGAAGTTGGTCGAGGAAGCGGGAATCAAAATGGGGCAATTGGCTCAGCCGGTGCGTGTGGCCTTGACCGGCCGGACGGCGAGCCCCGGCTTGTTTGAAGTGATGGACGTGCTCGGACGGGAGCGTACGTTATTTCGACTGCGCAAGGGGATCGAGCAGGCGTCACGATCCTAG
- a CDS encoding IscS subfamily cysteine desulfurase, with protein sequence MKFPIYLDNHATTPMDPRVLETMLPYFTEKFGNAASRNHAFGWEAEEGVDTARKQIAKLIHADAKEIVFTSGATESNNLALKGVVEMYHEKGNHIITAATEHRAILDTAQALETKRGVKVTLLPVDKFGMVNPEDVRNAITDKTILISVMFANNEIGTINPIKEIGKIAKEKGILFHCDATQGVGKVPINVQELGIDLMSFSAHKIYGPKGIGVLYVRKKNPRVRIAAQMDGGGHERGMRSGTLAVPLIVGFGKACELCEQEMGAEAARLSVMRDRLHATITKALEEVYLNGHPTERLPHNLNISFAYVEGESLLMGCKEIALSSGSACTSATLEPSYVLRALGIGSELAHSSIRFGLGRFTLDEEVDYAAKKIIETVTKLREMSPLYEMAKEGIDLKTVQWAAH encoded by the coding sequence ATGAAGTTCCCGATCTACTTGGATAATCATGCGACCACCCCGATGGATCCTCGGGTGCTGGAGACAATGCTCCCCTATTTCACGGAAAAGTTCGGGAACGCCGCCAGCCGGAACCACGCGTTCGGGTGGGAGGCTGAGGAAGGTGTGGACACCGCTCGGAAACAGATTGCCAAGTTGATTCATGCGGATGCCAAAGAAATCGTCTTCACAAGTGGCGCCACCGAATCGAACAACCTGGCGCTCAAAGGCGTGGTGGAGATGTACCATGAGAAGGGGAACCACATCATCACGGCGGCGACCGAACATCGCGCCATACTCGACACCGCCCAGGCGTTGGAAACCAAACGCGGGGTGAAGGTCACCCTCCTCCCGGTCGACAAGTTCGGCATGGTGAATCCGGAAGACGTTCGTAACGCCATCACCGACAAGACCATCCTTATTTCTGTGATGTTCGCCAATAACGAAATCGGCACGATCAACCCCATCAAGGAAATCGGAAAAATTGCCAAAGAAAAGGGCATCCTCTTTCACTGCGATGCGACGCAGGGCGTAGGCAAGGTCCCAATCAATGTGCAAGAGCTGGGGATCGACCTCATGTCGTTTAGCGCCCACAAGATTTATGGCCCCAAGGGAATCGGAGTGCTCTACGTCAGAAAAAAGAATCCTCGCGTGCGGATTGCCGCTCAAATGGATGGCGGTGGGCATGAGCGCGGCATGCGGTCTGGCACCCTGGCGGTGCCCCTGATTGTGGGATTTGGGAAGGCGTGCGAACTCTGCGAGCAGGAAATGGGGGCTGAGGCCGCACGGCTCTCGGTTATGCGCGATCGGCTGCATGCGACGATCACCAAGGCGCTCGAAGAAGTCTACTTGAACGGCCATCCGACGGAACGGCTTCCACACAACTTGAATATTTCGTTTGCCTATGTCGAGGGCGAGTCGTTGCTGATGGGCTGCAAGGAAATTGCCCTCTCTTCCGGCTCGGCCTGCACCTCCGCAACGCTGGAGCCGTCTTACGTCCTACGGGCGTTGGGAATAGGATCGGAGCTCGCGCATTCCTCCATTAGGTTCGGCCTGGGCCGTTTCACGCTCGATGAAGAAGTTGACTATGCTGCAAAGAAGATTATTGAAACAGTGACCAAGCTGCGCGAAATGTCGCCGCTCTATGAAATGGCCAAAGAAGGCATCGACCTGAAGACCGTGCAATGGGCAGCGCATTAA
- a CDS encoding FAD-dependent oxidoreductase → MAEPTQLAEVVSLTALTPHTTELVLRTVESPLSFKPGQWISLQLPIGDHPPLNRAYSLAEPPTSTGHLTLVFDHVPGGKGSGYLSSLKSGDRLPLSGPYGHFVLPEPETQHLLLIGRYSGLVPLRCMIRALAGQQTLPSTTLIAHAPTASEQLYHDEFTALAATHSNFQYLPFVSEAAEGHAGTVETIKHLAGNGTRVTPMIAGIKAFARPLRSLFMDLGFDRREVKLETYD, encoded by the coding sequence ATGGCTGAACCAACACAACTTGCTGAAGTCGTCTCGCTTACTGCGCTGACTCCCCATACCACTGAACTCGTGCTCCGCACGGTCGAGTCTCCGCTTTCATTCAAACCCGGCCAATGGATCTCCCTCCAGTTGCCGATCGGCGACCATCCGCCGTTGAATCGCGCCTATTCCCTGGCGGAGCCCCCGACGTCCACCGGACATCTCACACTGGTCTTCGATCATGTTCCCGGCGGTAAAGGGTCTGGGTATCTTTCGTCACTCAAGTCGGGCGATCGTCTCCCTCTCTCCGGGCCTTACGGACACTTCGTGTTGCCGGAGCCGGAAACGCAACATTTGCTGTTGATCGGTCGTTATTCAGGCCTTGTCCCGCTGCGCTGTATGATCCGTGCGCTTGCAGGACAACAGACCTTGCCCTCGACCACGTTAATCGCTCATGCACCGACCGCCAGCGAACAGCTGTACCACGACGAGTTCACGGCGCTGGCCGCGACACATTCCAATTTTCAATACCTGCCGTTTGTGAGCGAGGCCGCGGAAGGCCATGCAGGGACGGTGGAAACAATCAAGCACCTTGCTGGAAACGGCACCCGAGTGACGCCCATGATTGCAGGGATCAAGGCCTTTGCTCGCCCGTTGCGCAGCCTGTTTATGGACCTGGGATTTGATCGGCGGGAAGTGAAACTCGAAACCTACGACTGA
- a CDS encoding 2Fe-2S iron-sulfur cluster binding domain-containing protein, with translation MGGTNPYIEKADVELPSKAYTVTFVFPDKTEKKVAVQPDKIPYGPTGLPGSILDIAMGNDIDLEHVCGGVCACSTCHVMVKKGLETCNEGTDDEFDQLDEAPATTLQSRLGCQCVPNGTMDVTVEIPAINKNLAKEGH, from the coding sequence ATGGGTGGAACGAATCCGTATATTGAAAAGGCCGACGTCGAGTTACCCTCTAAAGCCTATACCGTGACTTTCGTGTTCCCGGACAAGACCGAAAAGAAGGTGGCGGTGCAGCCGGACAAGATTCCTTATGGACCAACGGGGTTGCCGGGCAGCATTCTGGACATCGCCATGGGGAACGACATCGACCTCGAGCATGTGTGCGGAGGAGTCTGCGCCTGCTCCACCTGTCATGTCATGGTGAAGAAGGGCCTGGAGACCTGTAATGAGGGAACGGATGATGAGTTTGACCAGTTAGATGAAGCTCCCGCCACAACGTTGCAATCCAGGCTCGGGTGCCAGTGTGTGCCGAATGGGACGATGGACGTCACCGTAGAGATTCCCGCCATCAATAAGAATCTGGCGAAGGAAGGTCATTGA
- a CDS encoding Rrf2 family transcriptional regulator has translation MLKLSKKADYGLMALQHIAANQYGDVAHARVVNTKEIAEEYHIPVELLAKVLQTLSKSGIIESHNGPKGGYLLGKNPREITIAHVLESLEGPLGIMDCSHEKDGDACMQREHCNIRTPLLKIQNSIYQLLNNMTLQDMLGGTPLITIQSVATEQQGVER, from the coding sequence ATGCTGAAATTATCCAAAAAGGCAGATTACGGATTGATGGCGCTGCAACACATCGCGGCCAATCAATATGGTGATGTCGCTCATGCCCGGGTGGTGAATACCAAAGAAATCGCGGAGGAATACCATATTCCGGTCGAACTCCTCGCGAAAGTTCTTCAAACCCTCTCGAAGAGCGGCATCATTGAAAGCCATAACGGTCCCAAGGGTGGATATCTACTCGGGAAGAATCCCCGGGAGATCACCATTGCCCACGTACTCGAAAGCCTGGAAGGGCCACTCGGCATCATGGATTGCTCTCACGAAAAAGACGGTGATGCCTGTATGCAGCGCGAGCACTGTAACATCCGGACCCCGCTTCTGAAAATCCAGAACAGTATCTATCAGCTGTTAAACAATATGACCTTGCAGGATATGCTGGGTGGCACCCCTCTCATCACCATTCAATCCGTCGCGACGGAACAACAAGGAGTCGAGCGATGA